In the Fusarium falciforme chromosome 6, complete sequence genome, ctaaaaagaaactacttaagaaaggtatattataattattttaataaaatattagatatattaaagtaatatattattaaatttaaaaataaaaaaacaacccttaaggaaatataagccacAGTACCAAAAACAGTTATCAACACACAGCTATAGTATTACGGACTACCGTAGAGCATCATGGCGGAGAATGCGAGCTGGCTTCACCGGAATTCGGGTCTTATCCCTCACTTCAGCTCAAACATCCGCTTCCCCTTCAACTACTTTATTGGCCCTTCCACGCACTCTGAAGCATTTCCTGGACAGTGGTGACCTTGATGTCAGGGAACTGCTTGTTCAGTAACTTTTCATCGGGAAAGTCAAAGATGCTCTCGGTCACCCAGATTCCAAAGGCTGAGAAGAGTTTCTGCGTCCATTCTTTGGGGAAATACGAGTATGCGGCAACCTGGCCTGGAAGTTCAGTGATGCTGCCGGCCTTAAGCTTCTCCACGCTGTCATAGGTGACAGTGAACTTCTCTCCTAATCCCATGTGTGGTTAGATCTCTGTAGTTCTCGGCCAGATGGTTGATCTTACCCCCTCGAGCTTCCCCAGCAATCTTGACAAATTCCTCCCACGTGTACTTTTCACCAATTGCATAGGTGTTTCGTTCCCACTTGGGGAGGTCGAGCGCCGCAACCACAAACTTGGCCACGTCTTTGGTGTAGGTGAATGACATTTTCTGCTTGCCGTCACCGGGGATCGAGGCATGCCTATTAGCCATGTCGACGACGAACGTGGTCTGTGGGATGTATGTTTCGACGTTCGGCATAGCATAGTACTCGAGGAACCACCCAACATTGAAGGCTGTCCATTCCAGCTGGGTCTTGTCTAGTTCCGTGTACGACGCCACGTGCTGGAAGCCGTGGGGAAGAAGATCGAACCACCTGTCCAACGCTGTCAGCCATCCCGGATCATGAGTCTCAGGTGATACAAGGTGACGTACTTGAGCTCAGGTCGAACTGCCCAAGTGCTTGTAACGAATCGCTTGGTGGGCTCGCTCTTGTCGGCGGCCTTGATGAGATTAATCTGGGCCTGGCCCACGCCAATAATATGGAGAGCCAGTGCCGAGATAATGGCGTTAATCTCATGCTTTTCTAGGACAGCTTGAAGCGCGTCGACATCGTCATAATCAACACCGATGACGGGCGCGCCAAGGTCAACACCATCGGAGACCTGCACGCAGGGGGTTAGCTTGTCCGAAGGCTAGTTCTTGGCTCGGATCGGGGATACTTACGGTACGCGATaagatgatggccttgtGTTTCGGGTTGTCCTTGAGGGCATCGATGATGGTGCGACCAACACCTCCGGTGCCTCCAGCAACTGCTATGTTGACCATATTGGAGAAGGAAGTTGTCTTAACAGCGTTGTAGAAGCGATgaaagggaaatataatagtCCTCCAAGTGTACCGAAAAGATGCGAAGCCGACACGACACAGGACGAATGACTGGAATGCGTGTATGCTACTTAGGTAAACAAAAGTATGACGAGACTGACTGGCGACAGGAAGTATACATAGTTTACACTTGTATTATGAGATTATTGATCTGGCCGAATTCACCGCCATGTATCAAGGACTAATAAAACATCTTCGTCCGAGTTTCGGCCGTGATCTACACTCGGGGACCGTTGTGGGATTAAGAATCGGGTCGATGTTAGGCCGTCGGTGGACGAGCTGCTAAAGTTCAAGACTACGATGATAGGCAAGGGCCCCAACAGTTTATACGTATGAgagagcttttttttaaaaaaaaaagcaggGACATTTCCGCTCCAGTGTTAACCCAGGCCAAGATTGGGCAGAATAAGACGGGAAAATACGCATCAGTCTACGCCACCTGAACATCATTCACTGTCACAATCACAATGGTGCCCACTATCGCAGTCGCAGGAGGCACCCAAGGCATTGGCCGCGCCATCGCTGAAGCTATCAACCTCAAGAAGAACTACGACGTCAAGGTATTCAGCCGATCGGTAAGACGCTCTGCATGAGCCACATCCTGTGTCTCCTGTGAGTCTTTGTTAATCTTCACAGCCCAATCccgccctcgaggccgagaatggcatccccgtcatcgccatcgactACACCGATGCCGACTCCATGACCAAGGTTCTGGAAGACAATAAGATCGATACTGTCATCTCGACTTTGTTTGTCACCTTTGATGGCAAGCCGCAAGTGAACTTGGTCCATGCTGCTGAGGCTTCCAAATACACCAGGCGCTTCATTCCCAGCATCTGGGGTATCCCATATTCCAGAGAGTAAGATAAACTTATAGCCACTTTCCCAGCCCTCACCACATTCCTTAAACACTTCTCCAAAAGCAGGCATAAGCTCACCAATGGTTTTACAAACAGACAAGTGGGCGAGAGGCAGATGATGATCGGGCAGTCTAAGCTCGATGCGGTTGAGGCTTTGGAGAAGAGCACTCTAGAGTATACCCTATTCTACGTGGGATACTTCCTCGACTTCTGGGGCTACCCTCGCGTCCAGTCGTACCAGCGCCAGaacctcatcgtcgtcgataTCGAGTATAACAGGGCTGCCATCCCTGGCGATGGCAACACCCCCGTCACCTTCACGCATACCTTTGACATTGCCGAGTTTGTTGCCGCCAGCCTCGACCTACCTAGTTGGGAGAAAGAGAGCTATGTAATCGGGGAGTCGATTACATGGAATGAGTTCCTTCGCCTTGCGGAAGAAGTCAAAGGtacaccatcaccagacCTTAGAATTGGCTCTGCTAACCCACCCTCATAGACGAGAAATTCGAAGTCACCCACGACAGCCTGGACTTGCTCCTATCTGGACAAATCACCGAGTTGCCATCACACCCATCGCTGTATTCTCAGATGCCCAAGGACCAGATCCAAGCCCTCTTTGCCACGTTCGGGGTCTGGTTCGAGAAGGGCTTGTTCGAGCTGAAGCCAACGAATAAGACGCTGAACGAGGTGTTCCCCAAAATTCATGCCCGAACCGTCAAGGAGGTACTAGAAGCGGGATGGGGCAAGCAGTAGTGAATTCATAGCCGTGTCACCTATCTAGCTTATTTATACAGCATGAGGCTTGCATGAGTGATCAAGAAGGCTTTGGTGCTAGATAAATCAAGTAAAGATAATACCACCGTCAACGACGAGAGTCTGCCCTGTCACGTAGTCGGAGTCTGGCCCACTCAAGAAACGAACCATCTTCGCCACGTCCTCCGGGACACTCGTACGTCCCAATGAAATCAGGTCATCACTATGTTTCTTGATCATGTCGCCCTTCTTGGCGCCATGCACCTTTGCCAACTCCTCATCAATAAGATCCCACATGGCCGTACCCACGATTCCCGGTGCATAAGCGTTTACAGTGATCTTGTGGGGCGCCATTTCCATGGCAAATGCCTGGGTGAAGCCACGGACTGCAAACTTGCTTGCCGAGTAGTGGGACAGCATGGGAAAGGACTTCATAGCGGCAATAGATGCAGCCCCGATGAGCTTACCGGGGGAGCCCTGCTTGATCATTTGCTTAGCGGCAACTGAATAGCAGTTGAATGTGCCAAAGACGTTGATATCAAACATGCGACGAAGATCATCTGTCGTTACATCGAGAATGGGCTTGACTTGAGCGATTCCAGCGTTGGCCACCATGGTTGTTAGCGGGCCAAGCTCTCGAACCGAGGCTGCGACCATCTCTTCGACTTGGGCAAGGTCGGATACATCAGCTGCATGTCCGTATGCTCGACGACCAAGCTTTTGGATCTCAGAGACTGTCTCATCGATTCCGGCCTTGTTCGCTTGAATGTCTGTAGAATGGGGTTAAGACCGAGGCGGTGAATAGGTGATGCATGGGTGTCTTACCGTTGATGCAGACGTCATAGCCATCCTCGGCAAGACGAAGAGCAATTGCCTTTCCTCTGGCGAATACGCGTCAGTTGGTCCATTCGGAAACATTATAGGGCATAAACACACATGCCCCGCGCCGAACCAGTAACAATCACCGTCCGTTGTTGCGAAGACATTGTCGTTTTGATCTGCAGAAGCCGAGGAGACGTGGTTGGAGTATTTTCGAGATGAGTTGTGGATCAAGAAACAGAAGGGATGAAAGAATGTGGCTGGCGGGAAAGGACCTAGCAGTATTTATACCTTCTGTCTGCAGCAAATCGATGCCCGTAGCATGCATAATCCTTGAATTCGGCAGTTACAACATCACTCTGGGGGCCTCATAAAGATGATGCATCGAGGCGGGTCAACGGAAGCGGGAAGCTTCGTTCTTGGTGGAAGTAAAGACGAGGGTTCCTAGTTTCATGCCGAATTCATCTTGTGACCTTGATCCGGTTCATATTGCATGACAACCCCGCCTTTTTCCTCTGTCGCGAAGTGTAAACGGGTTCTTGAACATGCTCCCCGCATCTTCTTCCccaggttgatgatgcggACCCGATTGAGGGGGTGGGAGAGTTGGTGATCGGAGCCGATCAAACTTGACCGAGAACCCACTTCCCCGCAAGATATGGCCCCGCGATCTGCAGGCTGCTACAGCAGGAAAGTCCCGTGTCCATAGTCTGATTGAAGGCGGTTGTCGTGTCGAGCTGATAGTGGGTTCTGATCCCGTCCAGATTTTGCTTCTGGATATTGATAACTCAATGGCTCATGCCCCAtttcctcgtcctcagcaTACCACACGCTGCTCTGTCTCAGCAATTATCCGCGGTTCTGGCGGATGAAGACTTGAGCAACAAGCCAACAACGCGCCTCTTGCCGACGTTTACGAATTCTGCGATCTTCCTTATCCTTGGCCAACACTTTCTCCGGCGGTCCTGAAGGACACCGAACTTTGGAACCTTATCATAGTCAGACTGTATCATGTCTCAGTTTTAATAGCATAGGCAGTGTATAATTGAACTCTTTGCTACCTAACTACTACTCTACCACTGGTGGGCAAGGGTTACCAACGATCCCGGGCAAGCCAACTGATCCCTCGCCGTCAAAGACTCTAGCGCATTCATACCTTGAACTCTTCTGAAAGAGCCACTCACAATACAGTATCTAGTGAGTCACGATGATGCTGAAAAAGTGGGTGTTGGTAGGCCCTTCGCCCTGGTTGTAGTTGCCAGCCTTGAAGTAGCTGTCCGGCCCATTGAGGTCGAAAGTGTCCAGCTCCTTGTAGGGGCTATCGTTGATGCTAACGGAAAGCTTGTTCTTCTCATATCGAATTTCGTAGTGGAACCTCTGCCCCTTGGGAACCTTGGCAAGGACACCAGTTCTGGCTTGGCTGCAGGTGCGGCACTTCTGAACACCGACGGTGAACTCGCCCTTGGAGTTGTAGTAGAGTTCCATGACTGGCTTGGTGGAGATGGAGTCGTCGATGTGAATCTGGCCCACGACGATCTCATCGTCATTCTGGTTGACGACGAGATCAGCGTAGAGACGGTTGCGAGCATTGAAGGGGCTCCATTTGCTGGGGTTGGCCTCCCGCAGCTCGGTGCGACAGTGCTTACTGTTGGGAGTGGTAACACACTGGGACTTGGCCGGGACCTTCATGGCAAGAGCTCCGTCCTTGCTATTGGTGAAGAAATAGTCAAAGTTCTCAAAGCCGTTGCATCCCTGAAGATCGGCGCTGGAAATGGTCTTGGGCTTCCCAGGGCTTCCGATAGGCAGCTGCAGATTCCAGTGGGAGAGGTCAAAGTTTCCACCTGGGGCGCATTTGGGGTCGAGTGCGGCAACCTGTGAGAGTTTGAGAATGTTGAAAGAAGAGGCCAGAAGGCCAGCCGAGAGAATTTGAACAAAACTGGGAGCCATGTTGAAGTCGTGGTGTCTGAAGGTTATTGGATGAAGAGTTGTTTGAATGAAGTCAAGATGGAAAAGGAACGACATTTATACCCCCGAGCGGGATCACCGGAGATGGAGTGGATTATACGGGTCATAGCTTTGTGTTGTCACGTTCCATTCTGATGTTCATGCGATTCCTATTTGTTTCGGTGTCTCAAGAAGGTCGACCTCGCACGTTTTGGTCGGGCTTGCTGACAGTGAATGCGACATGATAGATTAAGGACATGGTTTAATGGGCCCTTTGCTGATCATTATACGAGAAACAGCAGCACTGACCCATGGAGCTTCCTATCAAAGGTAGCGCTTACAGCGGATCTTTTGGTGGACCGAGGTTACGAGACACATTCAACGTAGCAAGCGGCTTTGAATAAACACCCGTTGCCGTACTCAGCCATACTTTTATGGCACATAACGGGTGTCTTTTAACCCGCGATTAAGACTATCCGTAATAGCTATCCAGGGAATGCATTTCAAATTCATGCAAATTTTAGCTCAGCACAAACACGAGAGTCGTGAGCACGGCCAGGCATGGTATGATACTAGCCCTTATTGGCACGGAATAGATAGAGCCAGCAACATATGACGGGTTTAGCCAATAGGCTACTGAAAGAACAGACAAGGCACAAGTCTATGTTCAGAAGGCTTCATTTCTACCACCAAAAGGCTGCACGTCAACCCTCCAAGAAGAGCGTGATTTGGTTTTCGAACTCCCAAGCAATAATCACGCAAATTGGAGCCCAAAGCATCTTCCATAAGGCTATTGGAGAGAAGGAACTAAATACTTGGAAGACTATTTTATCATCCACTCGCAAAGGATGTGTCACTTTCACCAATATTGAGCAGTCCCAAAGGTCAACATTGTGTTTGTTTGGGCTTGAGCTGCCATGAAAAATATAAACATGtggtaaaatatataaaaatctaagaaaaaaatactCCTAGCTAACTACGGTAGCTTTAAAAGCCCACCACTGTGCTAGAACATTATTACCAAATATATTGCTGCCTCCCCATTTGCCTCATTGCATCTGTGTTCAAACCTGGGCGCCATGATGCTGAATACCCTGTACCACGGTGAGCGGAAACAGGGCGGAATTAACTCCTTGATCCGGTTTTAGCCTTCGGATGCCGTGGTTACACCTTTTTATCAACTTATCAATGGGCGTACCGATAACGGAGGCTCTGATGACAGATATTTCAACTGTCAGAAAGGTGAAGATAATAGCTACCCCTTATTAGAATCTATAGCTTTCTTTCACAATTCAAAACATGCAATTACCATCCGCACCTGTCTCAATTCGTCAAGCAACAAGCCCCACGGACTTGGCATCTGTGACCGAGTGTTTCCAGGCTTACACGCAATGGCTTGACGAAGATATTTCTTTTCAAGACTACAGTACAGAGTTAGGAGGGCTCCCAGGGAAATACGCACCTCCGTTTGGAGCCCTTCTACTTGCCGTGGATGACGCACAAGATCAAGTCCTCGGGTGCATCGCCTTGCGTCCACTCACAGTGCAAGCCGAATATCGTCAACATCACCCTGTCGACAAACGGTACTGCGAAATTAAACGACTCTTTCTGTACCCAAGCGCTCGAGGTCGCCAAGTCGGAAGAAAACTTGTCAGGGAGGTGTTGAAGCGGGCCGAAGCCGAGGGCTACGACGCGGCACTTCTGGATACGCTGTCCAAGATGACATCGGCCATCAACCTTTACAAATCGGAGGGTttcgtcgaggttgaagcATACACATACAATCCACTACAGGGAGCGATGTATTTTGCAAAGAATATCACGGATGTTGCTACGTAAATAGGCTTTGCGGTTTGCGCCTTGAACCTTTCATCAATAGCAGTTCAACTCCCCGTTGTTGTCAGCGGGTATTGATGCTTACTCTGTCAACGAGCGATTTGGATGATGCGAGTGAAATAGAAGAAATAGAAGAAAATAATTTTACCCCAAACGCCATTTATTGGTATCTCTAAACTTAATTCAAGCACTGCGAGTAATACTGGTTGAACTGCTTGCAAGTTCCCTTCGAGCAACAGGTCGCTCCGGTCCATGCCTGACCACCGCATTGTCCCCATAGAGCGGCGCAGTTAGTGCCTTGCTCCTGGCCATTGCCCTGTTCCTGTCCGTTTCCTCCTCCACTGCTGCCCCCCGTGGTTGTCTCCTGGGGTAGAATGGTCGCACTCGGGCTACTGCCAGCGCTATCGTCGGAGCC is a window encoding:
- a CDS encoding NmrA domain-containing protein, which encodes MVPTIAVAGGTQGIGRAIAEAINLKKNYDVKVFSRSPNPALEAENGIPVIAIDYTDADSMTKVLEDNKIDTVISTLFVTFDGKPQVNLVHAAEASKYTRRFIPSIWGIPYSREQVGERQMMIGQSKLDAVEALEKSTLEYTLFYVGYFLDFWGYPRVQSYQRQNLIVVDIEYNRAAIPGDGNTPVTFTHTFDIAEFVAASLDLPSWEKESYVIGESITWNEFLRLAEEVKDEKFEVTHDSLDLLLSGQITELPSHPSLYSQMPKDQIQALFATFGVWFEKGLFELKPTNKTLNEVFPKIHARTVKEVLEAGWGKQ
- a CDS encoding Alginate-lyase2 domain-containing protein, with amino-acid sequence MAPSFVQILSAGLLASSFNILKLSQVAALDPKCAPGGNFDLSHWNLQLPIGSPGKPKTISSADLQGCNGFENFDYFFTNSKDGALAMKVPAKSQCVTTPNSKHCRTELREANPSKWSPFNARNRLYADLVVNQNDDEIVVGQIHIDDSISTKPVMELYYNSKGEFTVGVQKCRTCSQARTGVLAKVPKGQRFHYEIRYEKNKLSVSINDSPYKELDTFDLNGPDSYFKAGNYNQGEGPTNTHFFSIIVTH
- a CDS encoding NAD(P)-bd-dom domain-containing protein produces the protein MVNIAVAGGTGGVGRTIIDALKDNPKHKAIILSRTVSDGVDLGAPVIGVDYDDVDALQAVLEKHEINAIISALALHIIGVGQAQINLIKAADKSEPTKRFVTSTWAVRPELKWFDLLPHGFQHVASYTELDKTQLEWTAFNVGWFLEYYAMPNVETYIPQTTFVVDMANRHASIPGDGKQKMSFTYTKDVAKFVVAALDLPKWERNTYAIGEKYTWEEFVKIAGEARGGEKFTVTYDSVEKLKAGSITELPGQVAAYSYFPKEWTQKLFSAFGIWVTESIFDFPDEKLLNKQFPDIKVTTVQEMLQSAWKGQ